Sequence from the Nitrosopumilus maritimus SCM1 genome:
ATCAAATTCTGAGTTTTGTAAGAACTTTGATGTTGCAACACATCACAATTAATATCAGTTCCAACAACTAGAGAGAAATTTTCAGAGAGTAATTTTGTGAGATATCCAGAACCACTTCCAATATCTAGTGCATACTCTCCATTTTCATTTTCAATGTTTTCTGCAATGAAAAAAGTATCCTCAGATGGAGGATATTCATCATTTTTTGAGAATTTGTTTTGCAAGATTTACTATTTCATCTCCGGTCAAGGTATCAACTCGTTTCTCCAAATCAGATTCTTTATGGAATTGTTTTAGAATGTTCTTTACAGTTTTGCGCCTGTACGAAAAGATCTCATTGATTGTAGAAATTAGTGTTTTATCCATATCAGTTTTCTTTGTTATTTTTAGAACTACAGAATCAACTTTTGGTGGAGGAGAAAAATTATTTTTATTAACATTGGAGATTTTTTCAATATCAAATGCATGTGTGGCAATAATGCTGATTGCTTTTCGATCTTTTGATTTTGCAACAAGTTTTTGTGCAAATTCTTTTTGCACCATGATTACTCCATGGGAGAATGTGCGCTGAGCTAGCCATTCAATAGCGTCTTTACTTTTAGAATAGGGCAAATTAGATACAAACACAGAAAACGTGTCTTTTTTCTTAAACCCGTCACCTGATTTTAACACAAGATTGTCAATATCAGAGAATGTGTTTTTTGCCTTTTTGATTAGATTCTCATCTGCATCAACTGAGATTACCTTTTTTGCCTTTTTACACAATAGGGGAGTTAACACGCCTAATCCAGTTCCAATCTCATAAACAATGTCATTTTTTGTAATTTTAGCCTCAGATACAATAGATTCTGCAATTAATTGTGAGTTGAGAAAGTGTTGTCCTAGCAGTTTTCGCTTTATCATCTCTTTACAAAGAGATTCATTCTACTTTCGCCAGTAATTTCATCCATGATTCGTTCTGTGATGTGTTTAATTGGTTCTTTGAATCCAACTCTTTCTTGCAAGTCTTCATAGCTCTCAAATAGTTTCTTTTCTCGTTCTTCAAGCATCGTCTTCATGTAGGTTTTACCAATTCCTGGAATCAATTCCAATGCATGTATTCTAGGAGTTAGTGGTTGTGCTTTGTTTAGATATTCTACAAACTTTGATTCATTTTCAGTTACAATAGTTTCAACTACATTTTGTAATTCAGTTTGAGCAGATGAAGAAATTTTCTCATACTCCATCTTGCCCAATACAGATTCAACTTTAGTTCTACCTTCCTTTCCGATGTAAATTTTCTCACCAACTTCAAATGTAGAATTTGCTATTCCAAGAATCTCCAATAATGTTAATCTGTTTTCACCAATTGCAGTGATGATTATTCCTTCTCTTCCTCTTACAGTTGACGATTTTCCTCTAGGATTAAAATCTAGAACATATGCATATTCCTCATATTTTCTAGGTGGGGATTGGGCCCTATACAAAATAAAATACTCCTGAGAAATTAAGAATGCTCCTTGATTATTTTGAGCATTTTTTCTAGAGTTTCAGCAAGAATTAATTTTTTCCAACCAAAGGTGAAAGAACGTAATTCTGCCATACTTGTTGGTCTAATGTTAACAATTTCAACAGCTTCGTCTTCTGTCAATTCACATTCCTTGATGAGTTTTTTCTTCATCTCTTTAGCATCTTTAGGATCAAGTGATACAAATTTTGAAACATAATCATAGGTCCAACGTTGAATTTGGTCCATTTCTTCAGGATCAACTTTGCCTAAGATTTCTTTAACTTCTGAAAGAGAAATAGCTTGTTTCTTTTGTACTTCTTCCATAATTATACACCGAATGGTTTTATGTGGTCCAATCTAGTGATTAAGGTTTTCGATTTGTTTCCTAATTTTACATCTAGAGTGACTGCACGTCTTCCCACATTTGTGATCATACCGACTTTGCCGTGGTATCTTCTGTGAGGTAATCCTTTGTGCTGTCTAGGATCTATAATGACAAGTGCTTGTTGACCTTCTTTGTATTCACGTAACAGGAATGAGACTCCTCTAGGAGCATCTTTTTTCATAACTGATCTGGATTTGTGTTTGAATCCATGTGAACGACCAGAAGATTTCTTAGTTGCCATGTAGTGTGAAACCTTCCAAAGCCCTATTTTAAGACTTAGAACACAGTCTACTGGAATTAACCTACAATATCGGTTCGTAGTTGTCCACAGGCAGCTGAGATCTCTGTACCTTTTTCCACACGTACAGTACAATTTACGCCAGATTTTCGCAATATTTGCTCAAATTCTAAGACATTTTTCTCAGATGGACGCTTAAAGTCACCAGCAGTAGGATTAATTGGAATAATGTTGACGTGTGAGCCGTTTCCTCTCAAAAGTCTTGCAAGTTCATGAGCAATTTCCGGAGAGTCGTTGACTCCTTCCATCAGAGCATACTCAAATGTGACACGTCGTCCAGTTTTTTTAAAATAATCTCGTCCAGATTTTATGATGTCTTCAACAGAGTTAGGTCCTGCAGTTGGAACAAGTTTTTTTCGTAATTCATTGTTCGGTGCATGAAGCGAAATGGCAAGACCAATCTGAAGATTTTCTTCAGCTAGTTTTTCAATTCCAGATGTAATGCCAATAGTAGAAATTGTAATGTGTCTTTGTCCTAATCCAAAACCTCTGTCATGTGTTAGAATTTTTACAGCTCGAATCATTTCATCATAATTTGCCATTGGTTCGCCCATTCCCATAAAGACCAGGTTTGTAACATGTTCTCCACGTTGTTCTAAAAGTTCAGCAAAATGAATTACTTGAGATACAATGTGTTCAGCTTTTAGATTTGTTTCAAAACCCATTTGTCCAGTTGCACAAAATACACAACCCATTGCACACCCTATTTGTGTTGAAACACAGATAGTTGATCTTGGATGACCACCAATTTTTGTTGGCTCGTATTGCATTAGAACAGTTTCAACTGAAGAGCCATCAGATAGTTCCAACAATAATTTAGTAGTATCACCATCATCACTTACGACACGATGAATTTCTTTTGCTGAACCAATGGTGTAGCCTGCTTCTGTAAATTCTTCTCGTAATTTTTTTGGAAGTTGAGGAATATCGTTAATGTCTTTTGGGAATTTGTAATAGAGTGGAAGTAAGATTTGGTCTGCTCTGTATCTATCATAACCCATATCAATTACTAATTTTTCCATTTCCTCAGGAAGTAATCGATAAAGATCTGTCATGATTAACGTAGTTAATCAAATGATATTATAATTTAATCAATATTGAAAAAATGAAAATGTAAAAAGAGTAAGATTACTCTTCTACAGGTTCTGAATCATCTGCTTCAGCATCTACTGGAGGTGCTTCTACAGTTTCAACTTCTGGTGTTTTGGCAGTTACCTCTACTTCAGGAGTTTCTGTAGATTCTCCAGGAGTTTCTACTTTGGTCTCTACCTCAGGCTCTTTTGCCTTTTTGGTAGTTGCTTTTTTGGTAGTTTTTTTGGTCTTTTTCTCAGCCTCTTCAGGGTCAATGACACCTGCTTCACCTAGAGCAAAGATTACCTCTTCCTCAGGATGGTGAGGACTGTCTACCATTCTAGCAATTCGTTTCTTGCCAGATTTCTTAAAGTAGATTCTGTAGGTACTAGTATGTGCAACTACATTTCCACCAATTGGACGAGTTGGATCGCCAAAGAAGACATCAGGAGATGCCATAACTTGGTTTGTTGCAATTGCAGCACAATTGTAAGTTTCTGCAATTCTGGATAACAGATGAACAAAGTGATTTAGTTTTTGTTGTCTGTTTGAGAGTGTTCCTCGTCCTAAATATTCAGAACGGAACAATCCAACTGCAGAATCTGCAACAATTAGTTTGATATTGTTTTCTTCAATGATTGGGCCAGCTTCTTCTAGAATCAATGTTTGATGTGCACTATTGTATGCACGAGCAACAATGATGTTGTCTAGAACTTTTTCTGGATCCATCTCATGAGCTTGAGCGATAGATACAATTCTTTCAGGTCTGAAAGTGTTTTCAGTATCAATGTACAAAACACTGCCTTCAAGTCCACCTTCCTCTTTGGTCTTTTGAACCATAACAGACATTGTATGGGCAAATTGTGTTTTACCACAACCAAATTCTCCATAAACTTCTGTCAAGGCTTGTGTCTCAAGACCACCATCAAATAGTGTGTCAAGACAGTTTGTACCAGTTGTAATTTTACCAATACTTTGACGGTGCTTGTAAATTTCACTTGCACTTGTAAAGTGTTTGGCAATTAATCCACCATCAACTAGATGTTGACGTGCTTTATTGACAATTTTTTCAGCAGTGTCCTTTTCCATTCCAGTTATTTCTGCAATTTCTACAGGACCTCTGACGATGAGGTCCATGACGTTGTGGACACCTGCATCGGATAATTTTCTAGTTGTCACAGGACCTACGCCCTCTAAACTATCTAATCTTAAATCTTCTACCATACCGTATGGTACGGTACCAGTACTTTATAAGAGTATTGTTTTAGAAAATGATCGTAAAATGATAAAATTTTTGAAAAATGACTATCGTCTCTTTCTTCTTTGTCCAGGTTTGTTTTGACCAGGAAATCTACCTAGAACAAATCTCTTTTTGAAGTTGCTCTTATTTCTAAGACTAGAGTTGGTACCGACAATTTTACGTCCTTCCACCTTTGGAGTTTGCCCTCTTACTTTACCTGCTTTTGTAAGCGAACCGTGAGTTGCCATAATCTACATCACAAATTAACGAATTTATGTATTTGGAATTCTATCGGTACTTTGCCTTTACAGTCTCAATGACATGTTCGTGTTCACGACCCTTCTTGCGGGCATATCTCTCCATAGCACCTAATGGAACACCGCCAAGAGAACGTGCAATTGCGTTGAAAAAGTATCTCTGAGGACCCTTAGAACCAGTTCTAGTCATGAATTTTTGAATACCATATTTGAAATTGTGCTGCCATGTCTTGTACAAAACACCTAGTTGTGCAGGAGTCATCTCATTTCCAATGTTAAAGAAGTCAGATTTTTCTAATAATCCAATTGGAACAAATGTCAAGGCAGTTGTAGTAAACATTGATTCAGGTTGTTCACGTTCTAATTCACTAATCAAACGAATTGTCTCCCAAGAATCTTCTGGTTGTTCATCATTGTCTAGTCCCATAATCAAAGTAAATGCTGGAATCCAATAATCTTGGTTTAAGGTCTTTACACCTTCTTTTACAACCCAATGCCACTCATCAGGAGAGTATGGTGCAAGTTTTCTATCAGCATATTTTCCAATTAGTCTCAAACTTCCAGTCTCAAATCCGGCTTGAACACCAATCATGTTGTCAGGGCCTGCTTTCATGATTTTAGATAGATTTGGAATTAATTTCTCATCAGCAATTGCTCCTGCCAATGTACCATGTGTTGGGTTTGTGTGTTCTACACCAGTAGACATGATTGCAGTGAATAGTTCTTCTAGTGCTTCTCTGTTTGGTTCCATTCCTTTTGCAGTTCTAGGATCCATACCGTAAACGAAAATATCATCACTGTGAACCCATGCAGATTTTGAACCACCTTTCTTTATGTTAACTTCAATTTCTTTTTTGACTTTTTCTGGAGAATAGTATCTTAATGATCTTAATGTAACGTCACAGAATTTACAGCCTCTTCCACAACCTCTCATTACTTCAATCATTCCATGCATACTTGGTTCAACAATATCTGGAATTTCTTCTAGGTCAGGTCTGTCCCAAAAGTTTACAAATCTTCCATGAAGTTTTTTGCCGTTTCTCTCAAATTCTTTAATGTTAACTTTGAAATCACTTCTCTTTCTGAAAGGATCCATATTCTCAAAGTCGCCGTTAATCAAATAGTTGAAGAATCGTCCTGCATGTCCGTCAATTTCTGGTGCAATACCACCAAGCTCACCTTCCAAGATTGCATAAATTCCAAACTCTTCAATTTTCTCTGGGTCATAGTTGTATTGCCAAGTTCCAGATGCACCAGAGATTACTTTGGCTTTGCTGCCAGTTTTAGCTTTTGCAGCTTTGATTCTATGGTGTAATTCAGTATTGTAGTATTCATCGTATGATGTTTGTTTTCTACCATAAGTAAATGTCATAGTTACTGGTCCCATTCCTAGTGGGTCCATCTCATATGTTCCAACAACTAGTGTTTCAGGTCCAATGAATTTTTCAATGTGGTCTGGGTGTGCAACGACAACATCTTGTCTGCTAAATCCATCTCGAAGTAAACCAGCTTCGAGTTTTCTCAAACCATATGGAGCATAATTTGCAACACCATTTGTGTGTGGAATATAATTACAGATAAAATCAAACAAAAGCTTTGGAGTTACTTGTTTTCCAAGAATCTTGTACCAAAAGCTCTTTGGGTCTCTATTAGGATCAATAGCTGGAGCACATCCAAAAAATGTCGCAAGAGACAATCCTCTATAAGGCGACATTAATGTACGATCAGCAGTTAAAACGATCTTTGGAGTTCCCATTCCCTTCACGAAATTAATTTTCTGATTTATTTTAAACCTTGCTGGTCAAATCTAATAATTTTCTAATATTCCAGCCTTGTTTCTGTGAAATTTACCAAATTCCTTGTTTTGAGATAGATGCTGACCATCAAAGACGGTTCCATCCTTACAGACTAGATCTTCACCCACACAGCAGCTACCACAAATTCCAACGCCGCACTTCATCATTCTCTCAAGACTGGCCTGTACAAAGATACCTCTAGAATGGGCAGATTGGACTGTTTTGTACATCATTATTTCAGGCCCACAGACATAGACTCCATCAAATTTTATTTGGTCTACATGTTTTTCAACCAAATCAGTGACAAAGCCTTTTTCACCATAACTGCCATCATCAGTTGACACGATTACCTTGTGAGGATTATTTTCCAATAGTCTATTTGCCAAATCTTCAAAGAATACTTCGTCTTTAGACTTTGCACCAATTAAGACAGTAATATCATCTGTAGGTTTTACATGTGTGAGCAATCTCATCATAGGAACAAGACCAGTTCCACCACCAACTAGCAATAATTTTCCTTCTTTAAGATCAAAAGAATTTCCATAAGGTCCACGAATTCCAATTTGCTCTCCAACTTTGACATTAAACAGACCAGTAGAAGCTGCACCGTGTTTTCTAACAGTAAATGCTGCTTTTCCAGATTCATCTGAAATCATTACACTCATTGGTAGTTCATTTATTCCTGGAATCCAAACCATTGCAAATTGTCCTGGAAGAACATTTGACATTACCTCATCAGAAAAGACTAGAGTTCTAACAGTAGGAGTTTCATCAATTACTTTTTCAACTGTAACGATTGTTGTGTGATTATGATTTCTTTGCAAGACCTATCATCTCCTCAATTTTTGAATAATTTTTCTTTTCCATGTATTGTAAAATTCCGGTATTGATTTCATTAAACACATCTATCCAATTGTCACCTATTGCACTTCCAAGTTGTACAGATGAAGCTCCTGCTAAGAAAAATTCTACTGCATCTTCCCAAGTAGATATACCACCGCATCCAATTATTGGGATGTCATATTTTGATGAAATTTCATAAACACATCTCAATGCAATTGGTTTGATTGGAGTTCCAGATAATCCTCCAAATTTATTGCTCAAAATAGGACGTTGTGTTTCAACATCTATTGCCATTGACCTAACTGTGTTAATGGCAGTAATGGCATCAATTCCAGATTCAATAGCAGTGCCTACAGTGTTGAGATAATGAGTAGTTCCTAGACCAACTTTAGCAATTACAGGTACATTAGTTGAATTTTTAACAGTGGTAACAATTTTCTTTACCAATTCAGGATCATCACCTACTTCTAAGCCGACTTTGGCAACATGGGGACAAGATAGATTCAACTCATATGCTGTGACTTTACAGTTTTCAAATTGTTTTATCATTTTTTCAAAGTCTTCAGGGATTGAACCAACAAGACTCACAATAATTGGAACATCCTGATTTGGTTCAATCATTTTTGCAAAATTTTCTGCTCCAGGATTTGATAACCCTACAGCATTAATCCATCCACCTCCTTTGACACTAAAGATAGTTGGGTTTGGATATCCCTCCCAAGGTTCGGTACTAAGGGATTTTGTAACAACAGCTCCTGCTCCTGAGCGATATAGACGACTAAAAACATCTAGTGAAATTCCTAAAATTCCAGATGCAAGCATCACAGGCCTGTCTAATTGAATTGGACCTATTGAAGTTGCAAGATTGGGCTCCACTTTGATTAATGAGGGTAGTTTCGAATATAACAGTTGATTTGTGATTCTAGTACCTTTTTTAAAGGTGGTTTAGATTGAACTAGACATGTATTCTGTGATTTTAACAGAATTGGGAATCTCAGTTTTTGATGATGAAAAACTAGAAAAATCATTTTCATTTTCAAATCCTGTAAAAGAGTATCTCTCAATAAAAAATAAAGAATCAAAATTAAACGAGGTTATCAATTATTTGGCTTCAATTCAAAGAGGAGTCTCAGTAAGTGATGATTCACTACTTGCTATTTTGAAAAAAAATAATATAGATTCTCAAATTATGGAAGATTCAGAATTAGAGAGAATTCAAGCATCAAAACCACAAATCATTGTTGATTCAGGTTTTGCATCAAATCCTCAAGATGCTTTAGGAAAGTTAAGAGAATTTGCTTTAGGATTATCATCTTCAAAGGTTACTGAAGTTTCTGAAAGTCCAGATCTTCATATCATTCAAGCAATCAATTCACTAGATGAAATTGACAAAATTGCAAATGCTCTTAGTTCAAGATTAAGAGAATGGTATGGATTACATTTTCCAGAATTAGATAACATCATTGATAGTATTAATGGATATGCACAAATTGTTATGGCAGGAAAACGAGAGTCGCTAACAAAACAAGTTTTTGAAGATGCAGGTTTTCCAGAATCAAAAGTAGAGATGTTGTCTTTAATTTCTACAAAAAGCAGAGGGGGAGATATCTCTGATGTAAATCTTGCAATTGTTCAATCAATTGCAAAACAAATTTTAGATTTTCATGATTTGCGTAAAAAACTTGAAGAACATGTTGAATCAGAAATGGAAACTATTGCACCAAATCTTTCTGCAATACTTGGTACAACAGTAGGTGCTAGAATTTTAGGAAGAGCTGGCAGTCTTAAGAGATTAGCTTCACTTCCAGCAAGCACAATTCAAGTTCTTGGAGCAGAAAAAGCATTGTTTAGATCATTGAAAACTGGTTCTCAACCACCAAAACACGGACTATTATTCCAACATGCAATGGTTCATGCTGCACCTAGATGGCAAAGAGGAAAAATTGCACGTGCCATTGCTGCAAAAGCAGTCATTGCTGCTAGAGTTGACGTCTACGGAGAGGGCCTAAACAGTACACTACTTGAGAAACTCAATGTCAGGGTTGATGAAATTGGAAAGAAATACGAAAACCCAACTGAAAAAGATACCAGAAGACCAGAATCATTTAGACGAGATGGAGGCAATTTCAGAGATAATCGCAGACGTAGAGATGACAGAGGCGGACGTAGAGATGACAGAGGCGGACGTAGAGATGACAGAGGCGGACGTAGAGATGACAGAGGCGGACGTAGAGATGACAGAGGCGGACGTAGAGATGACAGAGGCGGACGTAGAGATGACAGAGGCGGACGTAGAGATGACAGAGGCGGACGTAGAGATGACAGACCAAGTTCAAATAAAAATAAAAAGAGAAAACAGTTTGGAAGAAGATAATCCATCATTTTTCTGGATAAAATCTGAAGGCCAGCAAAAATTAGCTACTGAAAATTTAGTTCCGGGTAATCAGGTGTATAAAGAAAAACTAATCATCAAAAAAGGAATAGAATACAGACTATGGGATCCTTTTAGAAGTAAATTAGCAGCTGCGATAATGAATGAGTTAGAAGATTTTCCTTTTGAAAATAAAACTAAAGTGTTGTATCTAGGGGCATCAACTGGAACAACTGTTAGTCACATTTCAGATATTGTAGGACCAAGCGGAATTGTATTTGCAGTAGAGCATGCAAGTAGAGTTGCAAGGGATTTTCTAGACAGAGTTGCAGCATACAGAAAAAATATTATGCCAATTCTTCAAGATGCACGAAAACCAAAAGAGTATTTTTCAGTATTTGGTAAAGTAGACGTAGTCTACGTAGATATTGCACAACCTGATCAGACAGAAATTGCAATAGATAATTGTGAAATGTTTCTAAAAAAAGATGGATATTTCTTTCTAGTAATTAAAACAAGAAGTATTGATGTAACAAAGTCACCAAAAAAGATTGTAGAGGAAGAGACACAAAAACTGAAAGCAAAATTTGAAATATTACAGACAATAGATTTGCATCCATATGACAAAGATCATGCTATAGTTATCGCAAAATTCAGTGGTTAGCCATTTAGAATTTTTTGAACAGGTTTCCAGCTCTTGCGTACAAATGTAGGGAGAGATTTGCTGGTTTTGTAGTATCTAGTCACAAATTTGACCGTTTTAGAGTCAGAAGGATACCCACTTCCAAGATCATAGGTTTTTCGTAGTTTTTCAATTGCCCTATCACGCGTAACTTTAGCAATAATTGAGGCTGCAGAAACTACTACAAATCGACTATCTGCATGATGATAGGATTTGATTTTATGATTATCAGATAGTTTTGATATTTCTTTTCCAAATCTTTTAGGATTTACATCACAAGAATCAACATAGGATGTATCAGGATCTAGTTTTAAAACAACTTTTGCCATGTATTTTGCTTCAAGTTCATTCAAACCGTGTTTTTTCACACTTGCATCAATAGATCTTGGGGTAATTTTTGCAATGTAATAATCATCAACTAATTCAATAATTTGTTTGTAAAGTAGCTCTCTGCTTTTTGGAGAAAGTTTCTTTGAATCCTTTACTCCTAATGAAGAAAGTTTTCTCAAGTTTTTTTTATTAATAGAAATTCCAGAAATTACTAGTGGACCAAGCATAGAACCACGTCCTGCATCATCAACTCCACAAATTTGCACGAATTTTGTCTTAAAACACAAGTATTAAACCGTTATAGGTTTTGAAAAAATAGAAGGCAGTTGGAAATACCAAATGAATCACTTCAAGAAATTGTTGAAGGAAAGACAAAATTGTTAGTTCCAAAAGGATCAATTACAGAAAAAGTTCCACCAAAAGAACCAGCATTTTTTAATCCAAAAGCAAGGTTGAATAGAGATTTTTCAATTATTGCATATGCAGCGTTTTTAAAAAATTTTCAAGGTCCAAAAATTTTCTTGGAAGGATTATCAGGTATTGGTGCTAGGGGATTACGAGTTGCAAATGAATTAAAAATTGATAATTTGGTAATCAACGATCTTAATCCAACTGCATTGAAGATGGCTGAATATTCAGCAAAACTCAATGAAATCAAAAATGTAGAATTTTTGGAAAAAGAGGTGTGTAGATTTTTTAGTAATTTTTCAAAAAAAGGTGAAAGAGGTTCGATTGTAGATATAGACCCATTTGGCTCTCCTGCGGCATTTTTTGACTGTGGGATCAGGGCAACCATGCATGGAGGGATTTTATCAGTTGCAGCCACAGATTTGCAGGTGCTAAATGGACTTTTCCAGAGTGCCTGCAAGAGAAAATACGGAGGGGTTCCAGTCAGAGCTGAATACGGAAATGAGATTGCAATTAGATTGGTGCTTGGATGTCTGAGAATGGTAGCAGCAAGATTAGGAGTAGAAGTGGAACCCATGTTTGTTGAAAGTGACATGCACTACTATAGAACATATGTCAAAGTTCGAAACAGACCTGATCAAGATGAAAACATTGGATATATTTTACATTGCAAAAATTGTGGGCATCGAGAAATGGCGTTAGAACAAAAACAAGAATGCAAATTATGTAAATCAAAAATCAGCATTGCAGGTCCATTATGGATTGGAAAAATTTTTGATAAAAAATTCATTGAAAATATGTTAATCCAGATTCCAAATTTAGAAGTGGATAAAGTTTGTGAAAAAACACTAAACAAATGTATGCTAGAGGCAGAGATGCCAGGAATGTATTACACATTAGATGAAATTGCAAAAAAGATGAAATCATCTCCACCAAAATTAGAAGATGTTATTGAAAACTTAAAAAAAAATAAGTTCGTAGCTAGTATAACATCATTTAGTCCGACAGGATTTAGAACTAATGCAAACATTAACGAGATAACAAAAATTTTTGAGACTATCCAATAAAACCTAAACAGACATAATATAACTCACTACTTTGCTTTCTGCTAGCTTTAGGTTTTGTGAGGTTTATTCTTGCAAATTTTTTCTTTACATAATCTCTAAACTCCATAGAATATTCACCATCAAAGACCTTGAATACAGCATTACCTTTGTGTGCTAGTACTTTATCCATGATTTTGGTGCAATCATAATTTAGAGAAATTTGTTTTGCATGATCAACAGACCAATTTCCACTAACTTTGGGGGAAAGATCACAAATCACAGCATTAACTTTACGCTCAAAATAGTTCATTACATCATCAACCACATTCTCATCTTCAATATCACCTCTCAAAATTTCTGCTCCTGGAATTTCCTCAACATAAGACAAGTCAATCCCCATAACTTTGCCCTGGTTTCCTGCTAGCTTGATTGCCATCTGGGTCCAGCCACCAGGAGCACAGCCAAGGTCAAGAACGTAAAAACCAGGACCGATAATTCGATAAGACTGATTTAGTTCTTTGAGTTTGTATGCAGCTCTGCTTCGAAAACCTTGCTCATGTGCTAATTTTCGATAGTGATCTTTTCGTGCATCTAATAGTTTCATTTGGCCTTCGCAGGTTTTTTCATCTCAGCAATTACCCAATCTTCAATGAATTGGCAGTTTCTAGGACTGATTTCACCTTCAAGTGAGCATTTCTGTTCAACAGGACAAACCAAGCAGGGAGAATTTTCAATTGACTGTGTACTAATTGGAGTTTTCTTTAAAATTAATTTGTATGTCCAACGATTCTTTTCAAGCATTTTTTCTCTAGTGATAAAACCAATTCTTTCAAGTTTTAATGACAGACGGGAACCATCACGACTTGTAAGTTTGAGTTTCTTCCACAATTCACTTTGAAACATTCCTTCTGATTCACGTTCAGCCAAAATATCACAGACTTTGTTTGTGAGTCTTTCCATGTCTACTTTTTCTATTTGGAAATTTTCAATTTCTTCATCAGATAATTGCTCTTCTAATTCTTCCTCAGGGGTTAATTCTTCGATTCTTTTTTGCTCTTCTAATTCTTTTTTGGTTAATTTTTTAGGTTTTTCAGGTTTTGCTTCTGCTTTCTTTGTTGTTTTCTTTGTAGGTTTTGCTTCTGCTTTCTTTGTTGTTTTCTTTGTAGGTTTTGCTTCTGCTTTCTTTGTTGTTTTCTTT
This genomic interval carries:
- a CDS encoding ribosomal RNA small subunit methyltransferase A, whose amino-acid sequence is MIKRKLLGQHFLNSQLIAESIVSEAKITKNDIVYEIGTGLGVLTPLLCKKAKKVISVDADENLIKKAKNTFSDIDNLVLKSGDGFKKKDTFSVFVSNLPYSKSKDAIEWLAQRTFSHGVIMVQKEFAQKLVAKSKDRKAISIIATHAFDIEKISNVNKNNFSPPPKVDSVVLKITKKTDMDKTLISTINEIFSYRRKTVKNILKQFHKESDLEKRVDTLTGDEIVNLAKQILKK
- a CDS encoding DUF655 domain-containing protein — its product is MYRAQSPPRKYEEYAYVLDFNPRGKSSTVRGREGIIITAIGENRLTLLEILGIANSTFEVGEKIYIGKEGRTKVESVLGKMEYEKISSSAQTELQNVVETIVTENESKFVEYLNKAQPLTPRIHALELIPGIGKTYMKTMLEEREKKLFESYEDLQERVGFKEPIKHITERIMDEITGESRMNLFVKR
- a CDS encoding RNA polymerase Rpb4, with product MEEVQKKQAISLSEVKEILGKVDPEEMDQIQRWTYDYVSKFVSLDPKDAKEMKKKLIKECELTEDEAVEIVNIRPTSMAELRSFTFGWKKLILAETLEKMLKIIKEHS
- a CDS encoding 50S ribosomal protein L21e, which translates into the protein MATKKSSGRSHGFKHKSRSVMKKDAPRGVSFLLREYKEGQQALVIIDPRQHKGLPHRRYHGKVGMITNVGRRAVTLDVKLGNKSKTLITRLDHIKPFGV
- the rlmN gene encoding 23S rRNA (adenine(2503)-C(2))-methyltransferase RlmN → MTDLYRLLPEEMEKLVIDMGYDRYRADQILLPLYYKFPKDINDIPQLPKKLREEFTEAGYTIGSAKEIHRVVSDDGDTTKLLLELSDGSSVETVLMQYEPTKIGGHPRSTICVSTQIGCAMGCVFCATGQMGFETNLKAEHIVSQVIHFAELLEQRGEHVTNLVFMGMGEPMANYDEMIRAVKILTHDRGFGLGQRHITISTIGITSGIEKLAEENLQIGLAISLHAPNNELRKKLVPTAGPNSVEDIIKSGRDYFKKTGRRVTFEYALMEGVNDSPEIAHELARLLRGNGSHVNIIPINPTAGDFKRPSEKNVLEFEQILRKSGVNCTVRVEKGTEISAACGQLRTDIVG
- the radA gene encoding DNA repair and recombination protein RadA, translated to MVEDLRLDSLEGVGPVTTRKLSDAGVHNVMDLIVRGPVEIAEITGMEKDTAEKIVNKARQHLVDGGLIAKHFTSASEIYKHRQSIGKITTGTNCLDTLFDGGLETQALTEVYGEFGCGKTQFAHTMSVMVQKTKEEGGLEGSVLYIDTENTFRPERIVSIAQAHEMDPEKVLDNIIVARAYNSAHQTLILEEAGPIIEENNIKLIVADSAVGLFRSEYLGRGTLSNRQQKLNHFVHLLSRIAETYNCAAIATNQVMASPDVFFGDPTRPIGGNVVAHTSTYRIYFKKSGKKRIARMVDSPHHPEEEVIFALGEAGVIDPEEAEKKTKKTTKKATTKKAKEPEVETKVETPGESTETPEVEVTAKTPEVETVEAPPVDAEADDSEPVEE
- a CDS encoding 30S ribosomal protein S30e, with translation MATHGSLTKAGKVRGQTPKVEGRKIVGTNSSLRNKSNFKKRFVLGRFPGQNKPGQRRKRR
- a CDS encoding B12-binding domain-containing radical SAM protein, which gives rise to MGTPKIVLTADRTLMSPYRGLSLATFFGCAPAIDPNRDPKSFWYKILGKQVTPKLLFDFICNYIPHTNGVANYAPYGLRKLEAGLLRDGFSRQDVVVAHPDHIEKFIGPETLVVGTYEMDPLGMGPVTMTFTYGRKQTSYDEYYNTELHHRIKAAKAKTGSKAKVISGASGTWQYNYDPEKIEEFGIYAILEGELGGIAPEIDGHAGRFFNYLINGDFENMDPFRKRSDFKVNIKEFERNGKKLHGRFVNFWDRPDLEEIPDIVEPSMHGMIEVMRGCGRGCKFCDVTLRSLRYYSPEKVKKEIEVNIKKGGSKSAWVHSDDIFVYGMDPRTAKGMEPNREALEELFTAIMSTGVEHTNPTHGTLAGAIADEKLIPNLSKIMKAGPDNMIGVQAGFETGSLRLIGKYADRKLAPYSPDEWHWVVKEGVKTLNQDYWIPAFTLIMGLDNDEQPEDSWETIRLISELEREQPESMFTTTALTFVPIGLLEKSDFFNIGNEMTPAQLGVLYKTWQHNFKYGIQKFMTRTGSKGPQRYFFNAIARSLGGVPLGAMERYARKKGREHEHVIETVKAKYR